One Betta splendens chromosome 16, fBetSpl5.4, whole genome shotgun sequence genomic window carries:
- the LOC114842662 gene encoding transmembrane protein 65-like, which translates to MLPCLQRVLRPALSLRAGPRLPKAGPVQHGTSGAAAAVPRCNLGTHPLKEPVEPLNSPRGAKEFIYSLHPSERTCLLRELHRFESIAIAQGQLDVAPPTAAQLRYVLLHNALPFVGFGFLDNCIMIVAGTQIELSIGVILGISTMAAAALGNLVSDLAGLGLAGYVEALASRLGMQIPDLSPKQADMWQTRVSSHSGKAIGVGIGCVLGMFPLLFFKDDEEKREGQKEKTPPPPAAAAESAKN; encoded by the exons ATGCTGCCGTGCCTGCAGAGGGTCCTGCGACCCGCCCTCTCCCTGAGAGCCGGCCCGAGGCTGCCCAAAGCCGGCCCGGTCCAGCACGGCACGTCCGGCGCGGCCGCGGCGGTGCCGCGGTGCAACCTGGGCACGCACCCGCTGAAGGAGCCCGTGGAGCCGCTCAACTCGCCGCGGGGGGCCAAGGAGTTCATCTACAGCCTCCATCCGTCCGAGCGCACCTGTCTGCTGCGGGAGCTGCACAGGTTCGAGTCCATAGCCATTGCGCAAG GTCAGCTGGATGTGGCACCACCTACTGCAGCGCAGCTAAGATACG TTCTGCTGCACAACGCCCTGCCCTTCGTCGGCTTCGGATTCCTGGACAACTGCATCATGATCGTTGCT GGCACGCAGATCGAGCTATCGATCGGAGTGATCCTCGGCATTTCAACCATGGCAG ccgccgccCTCGGCAACCTGGTGTCTGACCTGGCCGGCCTCGG GCTGGCAGGTTACGTGGAGGCCCTGGCGTCTCGTCTGGGGATGCAGATTCCGGACCTGAGCCCCAAGCAGGCGGACATGTGGCAGACCAGAGTCAGCTCTCACTCG GGTAAAGCCATCGGCGTGGGCATCGGCTGCGTCCTCGGCATGTTCCCTCTTCTGTTCTTCAAGGACGACGAGGAGAAGAGGGAAGGCCAGAAGGAGaagacgccgccgcctcccgccgccgccgccgagagCGCCAAGAACTGA